A genome region from Triticum aestivum cultivar Chinese Spring chromosome 2B, IWGSC CS RefSeq v2.1, whole genome shotgun sequence includes the following:
- the LOC123044250 gene encoding acidic leucine-rich nuclear phosphoprotein 32-related protein 1, translating to MDEAWERAVEAALHTAGEGSSSPARSLTLDGAVKCMHGRLPAPEILERHQSLEHLSIAGVGVASLAGFPRLRNLTRLTLSDNRIAGGLEHLVEAGLGSLRDLDLSNNRIQDVDDLAPLARLRLVSLDLYECPVTRVKDYRSRVFGLIRTLKYLDKMDADENERPESDDDDDDGDGEGDGEEEDDDEDDDDEDPGSGEVANGGVSHSRGSVAPRPVEVNGVIDVDEDESEADEVVPNGGAEHHHRANGFRVAAVGVAPDEDDEDVEDDDDDADEEYEEDDLGEEIDEEGDEDDTVVEVLDVPSSDDEEDGIDEDDDDEEEVEDDDGEEAEPESSGRVATAVGGVGEEIDGHEQGEGDDEDENGEIGEEDEERLEDSRVYEEDNDDDDADDEDEDTEYLVQPIVTPQAVAVGSPGDFDIADPDDVDEDRDEVDDDDDEGGADQPSSSQGTKRKRDDDPSGSGSDDEDDDNEDPRPFKHQ from the exons ATGGACGAGGCGTGGGAgagggcggtggaggcggcgctCCACACCGCCGGCGAggggagctcgtcgccggcgaggagcCTGACCCTCGACGGCGCCGTCAAGTGCATGCACGGGCGCTTGCCGGCGCCGGAGATACTGGAGCGCCACCAGAGCCTGGAGCATCTCTCGATCGCAGGCGTCGGGGTCGCGTCGCTCGCGGGGTTCCCCCGGCTGCGGAACCTCACGCGCCTGACGCTCTCCGACAACCGCATCGCCGGCGGGCTCGAGCACCTCGTCGAGGCGGGGCTCGGTTCGCTGCGCGACCTCGACCTCAGCAACAATCGCATCCAAGATGTGGACGACCTCGCGCCGCTCGCCCGCCTCCGCCTCGTCTCACTCGACCTCTACGAGTGCCCCGTCACGCGGGTCAAGGACTACAGATCCAGGGTGTTCGGGTTGATCCGGACTCTCAAGTACCTCGACAAGATGGACGCCGACGAGAACGAGCGCCCGGagtcggacgacgacgacgacgatggggacggcgaaggtgatggcgaggaagaagatgatgatgaggacgacgatgacgaggaTCCTGGAAGCGGCGAGGTGGCAAACGGGGGCGTCTCCCACTCGCGAGGTAGCGTGGCACCGCGCCCAGTGGAGGTGAATGGGGTGATcgatgtggatgaggatgagagCGAGGCCGACGAGGTCGTGCCCAATGGGGGAGCCGAGCACCACCACAGGGCCAACGGGTTCAGGGTTGCAGCGGTTGGGGTAGCCCCTGATGAGGATGATGAAGACGtggaggatgacgacgacgatgcaGACGAAGAGTATGAGGAGGATGATTTGGGAGAGGAGATAGATGAGGAGGGTGATGAAGATGACACTGTTGTTGAGGTACTTGACGTGCCCAGtagtgatgatgaggaggatggcatcgatgaggatgatgatgatgaggaggaggttgaggaTGATGATGGTGAGGAGGCTGAGCCAGAGAGTAGTGGGAGGGTTGCTACGGCGGTGGGGGGCGTTGGAGAAGAGATCGATGGACATGAGCAAGGTGAAggtgatgatgaggatgagaaTGGTGAGATCGGAGAGGAAGACGAGGAAAGATTGGAGGATAGTAGGGTTTATGAGGAGGACAACgatgatgacgatgctgatgatgag GATGAAGACACAGAATATCTTGTTCAACCAATTGTGACGCCCCAAGCCGTGGCTGTTGGAAGTCCAGGGGACTTTGATATTGCTGAccctgatgatgttgatgaagacagagacgaggttgatgatgatgacgatgagggtGGTGCAGACCAGCCGTCGTCCTCGCAGGGTACCAAGCGGAAGAGGGATGATGACCCATCAGGCAGCGGCAGcgacgatgaggatgatgataatgaaGACCCGAGGCCGTTCAAGCACCAGTGA